The proteins below are encoded in one region of Methanosarcina barkeri 3:
- a CDS encoding matrixin family metalloprotease, translated as MPVHPAVSEFNYPRILDNPWDHSPITVYIDNKSVPPHYSPTYYTQVQKALNYWAEGGNGKLDYTPVFAIVDSEKADIRIRWVENLQKDQGVPPKVAGVTVPLIVNGRFIRVDVMLGVGYSQWGEWVPYSDTAMLAIAKHELGHALGLNHSNDKQDIMYPSNEQINNTNPILSKYGSFLLFAVYAILAIVVFLSVSYVLGRIAK; from the coding sequence TTGCCCGTTCATCCGGCAGTTTCGGAATTTAATTATCCAAGAATTTTAGATAATCCCTGGGATCATTCTCCTATTACTGTATATATAGACAACAAAAGTGTTCCTCCACATTATAGTCCTACCTATTACACACAGGTACAAAAAGCTCTGAATTACTGGGCAGAAGGTGGAAATGGAAAACTGGATTATACTCCCGTTTTTGCAATTGTGGATTCCGAAAAAGCTGACATCAGGATAAGATGGGTCGAAAACCTGCAGAAAGACCAGGGTGTTCCTCCTAAAGTTGCAGGTGTTACAGTTCCATTGATCGTTAACGGGCGATTTATACGTGTAGATGTAATGCTCGGAGTTGGATATTCTCAGTGGGGGGAATGGGTCCCTTATAGCGATACTGCAATGCTCGCCATTGCAAAACATGAATTGGGACACGCCCTGGGTTTGAATCACAGCAACGACAAGCAGGATATTATGTATCCAAGTAACGAGCAGATAAATAACACAAACCCTATCCTGAGTAAGTACGGTTCATTTTTGCTTTTTGCAGTTTACGCTATTCTTGCGATTGTCGTCTTTCTCTCGGTAAGCTACGTATTAGGACGTATTGCCAAATAA
- a CDS encoding isoprenylcysteine carboxylmethyltransferase family protein, whose amino-acid sequence MNTAETTTSSLKIKTLLGFVEFIIIIVLFLFVPAGSLYFWQAWVYSIIYVASSVTITFYLWRTNPELLARRVNAGPGAEKEKTQKITHFFVLLLFIAILVISALDHRFGWSHVSLYIVILGDILVILGFFLLFLVFRENAFASAIIEVTANQKVITTGPYSIVRHPLYVSGLIIMLGTPLALGSWRSLLVFIPLTLVIIWRLIDEEKFLSKNLPGYEEYCQKVRYRLIPFLW is encoded by the coding sequence ATGAATACTGCTGAAACAACCACTTCTAGCCTAAAAATAAAAACTTTGCTTGGCTTTGTAGAGTTTATTATCATCATCGTTTTGTTTCTTTTTGTTCCTGCAGGTTCATTATATTTTTGGCAAGCGTGGGTTTATTCAATTATATACGTTGCATCATCAGTGACAATTACTTTTTATTTATGGAGAACAAACCCTGAACTTCTGGCTCGTAGGGTTAATGCGGGACCAGGCGCTGAAAAAGAAAAGACGCAGAAGATTACACATTTTTTTGTTCTCTTATTATTTATTGCCATTCTCGTTATTTCCGCACTTGACCATCGTTTTGGTTGGTCGCATGTTTCATTATATATTGTCATCCTGGGCGACATTCTTGTAATTCTGGGATTTTTTCTACTCTTTCTCGTCTTCAGAGAAAATGCCTTTGCATCCGCAATCATTGAAGTAACAGCCAATCAAAAAGTAATAACAACCGGACCGTATAGTATAGTCCGGCATCCACTGTATGTGAGTGGTCTCATTATAATGTTAGGCACTCCTCTCGCGCTTGGATCGTGGCGTAGCTTACTTGTATTTATTCCCCTTACGCTGGTAATTATCTGGAGGCTTATTGATGAAGAAAAGTTTCTATCCAAAAATCTGCCAGGCTATGAAGAATACTGTCAAAAGGTTCGTTATAGATTAATTCCATTTTTGTGGTAA
- a CDS encoding CPBP family intramembrane glutamic endopeptidase, translating into MNTSRKPWPISLGIFTIWLIVVVGGGLLQVKGQPTQLDELVKSQLIYGVLAAIVFLSGIITYFNWRDKIGWKSLNSSRNLRLLLLPALFLFIMLLIVLFTGLPSPRVLLIVIINTLMVGISEELMFRGVLFYGVSSSFGVWRAAWITAAIFGLVHTLNSLITGDFSASVLQAFFAGMFGVWAVALRVRLDTVIPLIIIHWLWDCLAFLTGSSERLGLVLLFFSFILFFYGIWLLRGFR; encoded by the coding sequence ATGAATACATCAAGAAAACCCTGGCCTATTTCACTTGGGATTTTTACAATCTGGCTGATTGTTGTTGTAGGAGGAGGACTGCTGCAGGTTAAAGGCCAGCCCACTCAACTTGATGAACTGGTTAAAAGTCAGCTTATTTATGGAGTGCTTGCTGCAATAGTCTTTTTGTCCGGGATAATTACCTATTTTAACTGGCGGGATAAAATTGGATGGAAAAGCCTTAATAGTTCACGGAATTTGCGCCTTTTATTGTTACCTGCTCTGTTTCTTTTCATTATGCTACTGATAGTTTTATTTACAGGCCTGCCGTCACCCCGTGTACTCTTAATTGTAATTATAAACACCTTGATGGTAGGTATCAGCGAAGAGTTAATGTTTCGGGGTGTACTGTTTTATGGCGTCTCTTCATCATTTGGGGTCTGGCGTGCAGCATGGATCACAGCGGCTATCTTCGGTTTGGTTCATACGTTAAACAGCTTAATAACCGGAGATTTTAGTGCAAGCGTACTCCAGGCTTTTTTTGCAGGTATGTTTGGAGTCTGGGCAGTAGCCTTGCGGGTTCGCCTCGATACAGTCATTCCGTTAATCATCATTCACTGGCTATGGGATTGTCTGGCATTTCTTACAGGTTCCTCGGAAAGGCTAGGGCTGGTATTGTTATTCTTTTCTTTTATTTTATTCTTTTACGGCATCTGGTTATTACGAGGCTTTCGATAA
- a CDS encoding aminoacyl-histidine dipeptidase gives MHPKTQQILEVFEEINKIPRRSKHEEQISTWLQEWSRSRGFETKTDSLNNVLIKVPATAGYENSTTFILQGHMDMVCEKCKDSGHDFSRDPIRCICDGDWMRGDGTSIGADDGIALALGLVLAEAGEKGEIGHPPLELLFTVDEETGLTGARGLETGFFEGKILLNLDSEDEGIFIIGCAGGQNSLITLPVEWEEFDFKKEDLFRFFRLSVEGLEGGHSGVEINKQRANGIQLLFLALTELRKKLGTENIRLVLMNGGSVHNAIPSTAEAFVVLHREKREKAEKTVSNLRHAFKAEYAKTDPGLILNLEEINREIIFEVAEDKIRREEVPCIRFFSPETEEKLEKLILGLPHGVYRMSDNIQGLVETSNNLATVRTVENEVMIVSSQRSSNNLRLDEISKKVEAVAKLAGAWVEYEPKYPAWEPDLKSELLLKCKQVYTETFGKEPEVEVIHAGLECGIIGSAHEGMEMISFGPTIKDAHSPSEKIFIPSIEKVWIFLENLFKTYC, from the coding sequence ATGCACCCGAAAACTCAACAGATCCTCGAAGTCTTCGAAGAAATCAATAAAATCCCGAGACGTTCAAAGCATGAAGAACAGATTTCAACCTGGCTACAGGAGTGGAGCCGGTCCAGAGGTTTTGAGACAAAAACCGATTCTTTAAACAATGTACTTATCAAAGTTCCTGCAACAGCCGGATATGAGAACTCTACCACATTTATTCTGCAGGGGCATATGGATATGGTCTGCGAGAAATGTAAGGATTCCGGACACGACTTTTCCAGAGACCCTATAAGATGCATTTGCGATGGGGACTGGATGCGGGGAGATGGAACTTCCATAGGTGCTGATGACGGAATTGCCCTTGCACTCGGGCTGGTGCTGGCAGAAGCAGGGGAGAAAGGAGAAATCGGGCATCCTCCACTAGAGCTGCTTTTTACGGTGGATGAAGAAACAGGCTTAACAGGAGCGAGAGGACTTGAGACTGGCTTTTTTGAAGGAAAAATACTTTTGAACCTTGACTCCGAGGATGAAGGTATTTTTATAATAGGGTGTGCAGGCGGGCAGAATTCGCTAATTACACTTCCTGTTGAGTGGGAAGAATTTGACTTCAAAAAAGAAGATTTATTCAGGTTTTTCAGACTCTCGGTTGAAGGTCTGGAAGGCGGACATTCCGGAGTTGAAATCAACAAACAGCGCGCAAACGGAATACAGCTGCTCTTCCTGGCACTGACCGAACTCAGGAAAAAGCTTGGGACAGAAAATATAAGACTTGTCCTGATGAACGGAGGAAGTGTCCATAATGCAATTCCCAGTACTGCAGAAGCCTTTGTTGTACTTCACAGGGAAAAACGCGAAAAGGCCGAAAAAACCGTATCAAATCTCAGGCATGCGTTTAAAGCTGAATATGCAAAAACTGATCCTGGACTTATTTTGAATCTTGAAGAAATTAATAGAGAAATAATCTTTGAAGTTGCAGAAGATAAGATACGTAGAGAGGAAGTGCCTTGTATTAGGTTCTTTTCACCAGAGACCGAAGAAAAACTTGAAAAACTGATTCTGGGGCTGCCTCATGGGGTTTACAGGATGTCGGATAATATTCAGGGACTTGTCGAAACCTCAAACAATCTTGCAACAGTGCGAACAGTTGAAAACGAGGTGATGATCGTATCAAGCCAGCGCAGTTCAAATAATCTCAGACTGGATGAAATTAGTAAAAAAGTAGAAGCAGTCGCAAAACTCGCAGGCGCATGGGTTGAATATGAACCCAAATATCCTGCCTGGGAACCTGACCTGAAATCTGAACTACTCTTAAAATGCAAGCAAGTTTATACCGAAACTTTTGGGAAAGAACCTGAGGTTGAAGTAATTCACGCAGGACTTGAATGCGGAATAATCGGCTCGGCGCATGAAGGTATGGAAATGATTTCTTTTGGGCCGACAATCAAAGATGCGCATTCCCCTTCGGAAAAAATCTTCATTCCTTCTATAGAGAAAGTCTGGATATTCCTGGAAAACCTGTTTAAAACTTATTGCTAA
- a CDS encoding universal stress protein produces the protein MTNSKLFEKILIATDGSEKNKSAVEEAVKIARACGSTVYAVYVMDESLMKSAVEVPIAENLYRRIRDEGEEAVNRVKESAQGVNLETFILSGRPARVITEFAEQKAVDLIVVGTQGKSGIERFLLGSVADEVIRNADCPVLAIKSRK, from the coding sequence ATGACTAACTCAAAGTTATTCGAAAAAATACTGATAGCTACTGATGGATCTGAAAAAAATAAGTCTGCGGTTGAAGAAGCAGTAAAAATTGCCCGTGCATGCGGGTCCACAGTCTACGCTGTCTATGTAATGGACGAGAGCCTGATGAAATCTGCAGTTGAAGTTCCAATTGCAGAGAATCTTTACAGAAGAATCAGAGATGAGGGAGAAGAAGCAGTTAATCGGGTAAAAGAAAGTGCACAGGGTGTGAATCTGGAAACCTTTATACTATCTGGCAGGCCAGCCCGTGTAATCACCGAATTTGCAGAACAAAAAGCTGTTGATCTTATTGTTGTCGGAACGCAGGGGAAAAGTGGTATTGAAAGGTTTTTGTTAGGTAGCGTTGCCGATGAGGTAATAAGAAATGCTGATTGCCCGGTATTGGCTATAAAAAGTAGAAAATAA
- a CDS encoding DUF3795 domain-containing protein — MMICVCGVNCDECLRLNDGCTGCDALEGKVFWTQHICTDICPVYKCVKEKGYQNCGDCSQIPCELWVSLKDPSLSEEEHQKSIQGRLLVLKKLR; from the coding sequence ATGATGATTTGTGTATGTGGAGTAAATTGTGATGAGTGCCTTCGTCTGAATGATGGATGCACCGGTTGTGATGCACTTGAAGGCAAAGTATTCTGGACTCAGCATATCTGTACTGATATCTGCCCTGTTTACAAATGCGTTAAGGAAAAAGGTTATCAAAACTGCGGCGATTGTTCTCAAATTCCCTGCGAACTTTGGGTTTCTTTAAAGGATCCTTCCTTGAGTGAAGAGGAACATCAAAAATCAATTCAAGGCAGACTTCTCGTACTGAAAAAACTAAGGTGA
- a CDS encoding pentapeptide repeat-containing protein, translating into MNIIERKNYRGVNLPGAHLERNNLIWANFQGANLQEAYLIKANLTQADLQGANLYRADLRGADLRGANFQEANLQEANLQGADLSNSYLLEGVGANLQGANLQGADLQGVNFTRADLRGANLQGANLQLSNLHLANLQGANLQGVNFQGANLYGANLHGANLQAADLYVADLQKSNLQEANLQEANLQEANLQEAKLNNVKNLSFDQLSKVKTLHNAKLDEESFTLFNELYVTA; encoded by the coding sequence ATGAACATTATAGAGAGAAAAAACTATAGAGGAGTTAACCTTCCAGGTGCTCATCTCGAAAGAAATAATCTTATATGGGCTAACTTTCAAGGAGCTAACCTTCAGGAAGCTTATCTCATAAAAGCTAACCTTACGCAGGCCGATCTTCAAGGGGCTAACCTTTATAGAGCTGACCTTCGCGGGGCTGACCTTCGTGGGGCTAACTTTCAGGAGGCAAACCTACAGGAGGCTAACCTTCAAGGAGCCGACCTTTCAAATTCTTACCTTTTAGAGGGTGTAGGCGCTAATCTTCAAGGGGCTAATCTTCAAGGAGCTGATCTTCAAGGAGTTAACTTTACAAGGGCTGACCTTCGCGGGGCTAACCTTCAAGGAGCAAACCTTCAGTTATCCAATCTCCATTTGGCTAACCTTCAAGGAGCTAATCTTCAAGGTGTTAACTTCCAGGGAGCTAATCTTTATGGAGCTAATCTTCACGGGGCTAACCTCCAGGCAGCTGATCTTTATGTAGCTGATCTTCAAAAGTCTAACCTTCAAGAAGCTAACCTTCAGGAAGCTAACCTTCAGGAAGCAAACCTTCAAGAAGCTAAACTAAATAATGTGAAAAACTTATCATTTGACCAGCTCTCTAAAGTAAAAACCCTTCATAATGCAAAATTAGATGAAGAAAGTTTTACACTATTTAATGAGCTATATGTTACCGCTTGA
- a CDS encoding pyridoxamine 5'-phosphate oxidase family protein, with protein MDFNECIKFANETPVCYLATVEGDQPRVRALGFWFADRSGFYFQIGAMKDIYKQLQTNPKVEACFWQPGEATGRMMRVAGNIEFVDDPKLKKKVLEDRPFLKDFGLTFDHPGLIIFRIAKGEAYFWTMKTNFEPKKFIKFGD; from the coding sequence ATGGATTTTAATGAATGCATTAAATTTGCAAATGAAACACCTGTTTGCTATCTGGCAACAGTAGAAGGAGATCAACCTCGAGTTAGGGCACTTGGGTTCTGGTTCGCCGACAGAAGTGGATTTTACTTTCAAATCGGAGCTATGAAAGATATATACAAGCAACTTCAGACAAACCCAAAAGTAGAGGCATGTTTCTGGCAACCCGGTGAGGCAACAGGAAGAATGATGAGAGTTGCAGGTAATATAGAGTTTGTAGATGATCCGAAGCTTAAGAAGAAAGTCCTGGAGGACAGGCCATTTCTTAAAGATTTTGGTCTGACGTTTGATCATCCGGGACTTATAATTTTCCGTATTGCTAAAGGTGAAGCATATTTCTGGACAATGAAAACTAACTTCGAGCCTAAAAAGTTTATCAAATTCGGCGATTGA